The following coding sequences lie in one Lacerta agilis isolate rLacAgi1 chromosome 4, rLacAgi1.pri, whole genome shotgun sequence genomic window:
- the LOC117045380 gene encoding uncharacterized protein LOC117045380, protein MEATSNTTTENSDLVKGAHLETDDWLASLGTISNAEDEATARENIHTDTEKEPVMKDPLVLITDWDPQALPSQEEESLRRSRYRLGGSADSILSLTSSHPLLPLEWKILRSSQSESTLAHFSDATLENTGGEHKDSFNNNQDVVDDIIGDEVAFKVCTRMLNRNLGAYTADSRTAFPVIHNGSPSPKDANYSKKTSDSSQCKHILHPRTEKFPDVGMQVNQAHNSAADKKDSSLTDQLWTAVASAKNLHNIAVSNGWEGNSYHHKVQHFSFSLSIKKARSPAMSEFLLKSPDENKQEFHQPMKNVQAKRQVLLNGQSPHADDGKLYGKEMEFLNEELSSCSLPKFECNSTGILQQQIVNLKSQISDLQEANETAVLELAKADEEISQLKNEMAQLKSEYMQKLADSKEENLNLKKKINRMHSRHDPVDTYEQTLHEEICELRAESRRLREIGHQLNEENHRLKEELWDVKRKYEWLMHTVAGKQDEKIQECCKKNASSPSSINSESTEFLISGYCDTELAKENRDLKDDASEEVTRASSSNFPCIAQHNQTTSHENYDQNISSSSSSGVSQVDTCNKYCPNRIRLDKAALSRRPFAPRSVTDLKVGNLVKFSCPAGKISKGTVKYLGPLLGREEDYLGIELEGEQIGRHDGTFQGTRYFLCAPNKGVFVNFSKIIIAWE, encoded by the exons ATGGAGGCAACATCAAACACAACCACAGAAAACTCTGATCTTGTGAAGGGAGCTCATCTAGAGACAGATGATTGGTTGGCTTCTCTGGGAACTATCAGCAATGCTGAAGATGAAGCTACTGCGAGGGAGAACATTCACACTGACACTGAAAAAGAACCAGTAATGAAAGATCCACTTGTGCTGATAACAGATTGGGATCCACAGGCTTTACCTAGCCAGGAGGAAGAATCCTTGAGACGCTCTCGGTATAGGTTAGGAGGCTCTGCTGATAGCATATTATCTTTAACTTCTTCCCATCCTCTCCTACCTCTTGAATGGAAAATTTTGAGATCTAGTCAGTCAGAGAGCACACTGGCACATTTTTCTGATGCCACTCTAGAAAACACAGGAGGAGAACATAAAGATTCATTCAACAATAACCAAGATGTTGTGGATGATATAATCGGAGATGAAGTTGCTTTCAAAGTATGTACTCGCATGCTCAACCGTAATTTAGGTGCTTACACTGCAGATTCCAGGACAGCCTTTCCCGTAATACACAATGGATCACCCAGCCCTAAAGATGCAAACTACTCAAAGAAAACTTCAGATAGTTCACAGTGCAAACATATACTGCACCCAAGAACAGAAAAGTTTCCAGATGTTGGAATGCAAGTTAATCAAGCACACAACTCAG CAGCTGATAAAAAAGATTCAAGTTTGACTGACCAGCTTTGGACAGCTGTTGCATCAGCAAAGAACTTACATAATATCGCCGTGTCAAATGGTTGGGAAGGCAATTCTTATCATCACAAGGtacaacatttttctttttcttta TCAATAAAGAAAGCAAGGTCTCCTGCAATGTCAGAGTTTCTGCTGAAATCTCCAGATGAGAACAAACAGGAATTTCATCAACCCATGAAGAATGTGCAGGCTAAACGTCAAGTACTGTTGAATGGACAGAGTCCACACGCAGATGATGGAAAACTTTATGGGAAG gagATGGAATTTCTTAATGAAGAGCTGTCATCTTGTAGCCTGCCAAAATTTGAATGCAACTCTACCGGAATTCTACAGCAACAGATTG TAAACCTTAAAAGCCAGATCAGCGATCTTCAAGAAGCCAATGAGACTGCGGTCTTAGAGCTAGCAAAGGCAGACGAGGAGATTTCACAACTGAAGAATGAAATGGCTCAATTAAAATCTGAGTATATGCAGAAGTTAGCAGACTCTAAGGAAGAAAATCTTAATCTGAAGAAAAAG ATCAATAGGATGCACAGCAGACATGATCCAGTAGACACTTATGAGCAGACCTTGCATGAAGAGATTTGTGAGCTAAGAGCTGAGTCCAGGAGACTGAGGGAAATCGGCCACCAGCTGAATGAGGAAAACCACAGGCTGAAAGAAGAGCTATGGGATGTAAAGAGGAAATATGAATGGCTCATGCATACAGTTGCTGGCAAACAGGATG AAAAGATACAAGAATGTTGTAAGAAAAATGCTTCTTCCCCATCATCCATAAATAGTGAATCTACAGAATTTCTGATTTCTGGATACTGTGACACAGAGCTAGCAAAAGAAAACAGAGACTTAAAAG ATGATGCATCTGAAGAGGTCACAAGGGCGAGCAGCAGCAACTTTCCTTGCATTGCTCAACACAATCAAACAACAAGTCATGAGAACTATGATCAAAACATCTCAAGTTCATCTTCAAGTGGTGTCTCTCAAGTGGACACTTGCAATAAATATTGTCCAAACAG GATTCGTCTAGATAAGGCAGCACTATCAAGACGACCATTTGCACCCAGGAGTGTTACGGACTTGAAAGTTGGAAACCTAGTGAAATTTTCATGCCCAGCAGGAAAAATCAGCAAGGGAACTGTTAAGTATTTGGGACCACtattggggagagaagaggactACCTTGgaatagagctggaaggggaacAAATAGGGAGGCATGATGGAACTTTTCAAGGAACACGCTACTTTCTTTG TGCACCTAACAAAGGAGTTTTCGTTAACTTCAGCAAAATCATTATTGCCTGGGAATAA